The following proteins come from a genomic window of Bacteroidota bacterium:
- a CDS encoding GntR family transcriptional regulator: MEFKENNQAIYLQIADYCFENILQKKWISGDKISSIRDLAVEFEVNPNTTMRTINFLQDKGIIFNKRGIGYFVTEDAYKKIRDLKKEQFIKEDLPLFFKTMHLLDLSLDDIGKFYQAMNTSHT, translated from the coding sequence ATGGAATTTAAAGAAAATAATCAGGCAATTTATTTGCAAATAGCGGATTATTGTTTTGAGAATATTTTACAAAAAAAATGGATTAGTGGGGATAAAATATCTTCGATAAGGGATTTAGCTGTTGAATTTGAGGTAAATCCGAATACTACAATGCGAACCATAAATTTTTTACAGGATAAAGGCATTATATTCAACAAAAGAGGAATCGGGTATTTTGTAACTGAAGATGCTTACAAAAAGATCAGGGATTTAAAGAAAGAACAATTTATTAAAGAAGATCTCCCCTTGTTTTTTAAAACAATGCATCTGCTGGATCTTTCTCTTGATGATATTGGTAAATTTTATCAGGCAATGAATACCAGCCATACATAA
- a CDS encoding ABC transporter ATP-binding protein produces the protein MIQLEGIFFRYNKKKPIFENLNLEMKPGFIYGLLGKNGAGKSTLLKHILGMNYPDKGTVKVLGYEACERIPQMLADIYLVPEEFDLPGIKIKTFIAINSPFYPRFNEDQFINYLKEFELSLDSKVSDLSYGQKKKFLISFGLATNARLLILDEPTNGLDIPSKSQFRKIIASSLDQEKLIVISTHQVRDLENLIDNIVVLEDGKIIFHNSLEGISQRMCFEQNLKNIEGEELIYSEELSGKTAGIIKNNSGMEGRVDLELLFNGLVKSPEMINKLFNI, from the coding sequence ATGATACAACTAGAAGGAATATTTTTCAGGTATAACAAAAAGAAACCCATTTTTGAAAATCTGAATTTGGAAATGAAACCAGGATTTATTTATGGTTTGTTGGGAAAAAATGGGGCTGGCAAATCCACCTTGTTAAAACACATTTTAGGAATGAATTATCCGGATAAAGGAACAGTTAAAGTATTGGGGTATGAGGCCTGTGAAAGAATACCTCAAATGCTGGCTGATATCTATCTTGTTCCGGAGGAATTTGATTTGCCGGGGATTAAAATTAAAACTTTTATTGCCATAAATAGTCCTTTTTATCCCAGGTTCAATGAGGATCAATTTATAAATTATCTCAAGGAATTTGAACTGAGTTTGGATTCAAAAGTCTCTGATCTTTCTTATGGTCAAAAGAAAAAGTTCTTGATTTCTTTTGGTCTTGCTACCAATGCCAGGCTGCTTATTTTGGATGAACCAACCAATGGTTTGGATATTCCATCAAAAAGTCAGTTTCGTAAAATTATTGCTTCTTCCTTAGATCAGGAAAAGCTGATTGTAATTTCTACGCATCAAGTTAGGGACCTAGAAAACCTGATAGATAACATTGTTGTTTTGGAGGATGGGAAAATTATTTTTCATAATAGCCTGGAAGGGATTTCTCAACGCATGTGCTTTGAACAAAATTTAAAGAATATAGAAGGGGAAGAGCTAATATATTCTGAAGAATTATCAGGTAAAACTGCCGGAATTATTAAAAATAATTCAGGAATGGAGGGAAGGGTAGACCTGGAGTTGCTTTTTAACGGATTGGTAAAATCACCTGAAATGATAAATAAACTATTTAATATTTAA